The stretch of DNA AGCAAAAGTTCTTTCGGCAAAAGCAAGGGACAAAGCTCCTTCTCGAGGTTCCGGCACTTGTGATGTATATGCGGGGTAATGTCCAGGATTCTTACCTATGTACCTGAACAGAACTGTTCGTGACTCATAGTGTAATAGTTCTAACTTCAATTTTCCTTTTCTATTGATTCCTGCAGGTTTAAGGAGGAACTCTTTAACCTACTAACAGGCTCTACTAACAGTTCTAACTTTGAGAAGTACTGCCTGACTTTCCTTGGGCCGAAATCCTATGTACTCTTTACTCTAAACGAGGTGATGGGCCGAGTTATCAAGCAGGTAATCTGAATTAGGGTGTGATGAACATTAGCTATGCTGTCTGCCTTGCTTAGGGGTTGTGTTTACTGTTTAgatgtttgttaatttgttgggtTGACGTGCCTTTTAACCATTAGACCTTCTGCTTGCCTGATCCAGTTAATTTGTCCTCCAGCTCTGCAAAATTTGTCCAGGTGCTGAAGATAGCTCGCTTCTTCAGCCCCATGAGGGAGCGAGAGGACCAGACCCATCCAAATATATATCCCGCCATCAAAATGCAATAAGAGTAAGTCTCAGAGTCCTTCTGTTAGTTACCATCAGTATGCTTCATCAGGACATAATTAGTTGAACATCTTtggtttttttttgaaaaaaagaaCATAATTTGCGGTACATGATTGTGCTCGAGATATCCAACTTACCAATTGCTATATGCATCTGTCCTCCCCACGTTCAGTCTCCGGCTCGTCCAACAAACGGATCACTGGAGCAAGATCATCATGAGGAGGGCGAGAAAGGTAGCAAGCCTCTCGACGACACTGGTAAGCCGATGCAGAACCATTTTCAGAGAAGGTAGGGGTACTGACCAGTGACTATCCTTGCTGCGCCCAGCTAGCAGGTGCCTATTCTCTGTTGTAACATGCAATGCATATGTATCTGCCTCGCAGGAAAAAGCGGAAGCTGGAGGCGGGTATAGCGAGCATATCTCAGCCTGGCGCAGATGGTTTAAACTCGTAGCTCCCGGATGGAACTCGTAGTAGAATAGCTGTTGTACAAAAGTTTGTACCAAATCCATCATGAATGTATGCTTGGGTGTAGTGTAGCAAAGCAATTTTGTTGGCTGCAATAGGCATGCACGAGCTGGTAGAAGTCGTAGTCGTAGCCCACAGAGATATATAAATGGTGAGCAGAACACCACTTTTTCTGCTGCTGATCCTATATGAGTGTAACCTTATTAGCTGAGAGATTGAATGCCCTAAGTAGGGAAGATGAGGCCAACTGGCCAGCCAACTTTTCGAACCGGGATTACCCCCATTTCCATTGCATAACGGAAGCAACATTGAACTAAGTCTGGAAATAGAGCTTGGGGAGGAGGGGGAGCAACATCTTATTCTCTTTGCGAGAACTTCACCGGGCATATCCGACGATTTTTTGGACACTTGCTGTATCCCTTTTCTTGTCGATCCATTCGTTTTTTTTCCCGATAGATCCTTGTACTTGTGTTcgtacttttttttttgaacaatAAAAAAATTCGAACAATTGTTCATACAGTTTTGGAGGAAGAGAAGGATTGGATGGACGAGGTGTGTAACACCATGGCTGCTTTTAGTTTGCAAATCACTTCATCCGCTGCGTGTAAGGCCTCCCGGTCACGCCGATGCATGTAAGAAGGAAGAAGCAAGAGTTTAAATATGTGCTCCGACAcatttttgaaaagaaaaattaaagACTCCTGTTGTAGTGCGTATGAGATATGGAAAGGTCGAAAGGATGCAATGCTCCAATCTTTAGCTCAGAGCAGCACACTGAAGATCAGGTCGCAGATTGCAGGGAGCTCAGACTACACAAGATTGCGTACCAAAAATCTCGGTAATTTCATGCAAAGCTCTCGCGCTAAGCATGCcactttgtttattttttttcttcctaGGTGTGTATGTTAATCTTTCTCCTTTCTACTAATCCCTTTCTTTCCCTGAGACCCCACTTCTTGCAACTTTGTACTATTACTATGGCTTGTTCGGCTCTAACTAAATAAATGAATGGGAGACGATTAGCAGATGATAGCCAGACATTACTATGGCTTTGATAGCAGATGATTAGCCGACATCCGATCCGCTGCCTGAACATATCCATTCGCGCAAATCGCGACCGGACGCCGGCGTAACTGCATGCAACCTCCGAGCGAGCGGCTCTTGCGGCATCGAAGCACCCTTGCTGCCAAACAGTTCATCCTATCCAGAAATAAGCTCGCGCGTGGACCGTCCGTACGGCACGCGCGCATGAGAAGCTTGCACGTAGGCGCTAACAGAAAGACCAGGGCTGAAATAGGCTTTACTTGGTTTGACACATGTCGATCCTGCTATCTGTTTCATATCTCCAGCCATGGTCGACATGTCGCGTCGATCCATGGCGCCGGCCGGCGCCTATAAAAGCAGCGGCGACGGGCCAGCCCAAACCGTGCGCTAGCTCTCTGCCTCTCCATTCTGACTCTTTGTGGCGTGCAAGGGGAGGAAAGGAAGGCAGAGGCCTCCAGATCGGATCGTCCCGATCCATAAACTAAACACCACTAGATAGTTAGCAGCAAACCGCAGCAACTAACCCGTCCCCAATCCACTGCAGTTTCTTGATTGCGGTTGCACACGCTATCAGTCACTCTCTGTCGCGGTGGTAGGTAGTTGCGGCCATCCGCAAGAACACACGCgaaagagaggaggaagaagaagaagccgattgAATTGAAGCGGCCGGCAAGCTAAGATGGTGAGCCCCGACGCCGTCCGCGACATCGTCGGCATCATCGGTAGGCAGAGCAACCTTTGCTTTTAAATTTCTCGATCTCTGGATGCATCATCAGGCACTGAATATAATATAATAtgtgatcgatcgatcgatcgaccgTCTGCGCCGCTGCAGGCAACGTCATATCGTTCGGCCTGTTCCTGTCGCCGCTGCCAACGTTCATCCAGATCGTGCAGAAGGGCGACGTGGAGAAGTTCGTGCCGGACCCGTACCTGGCGACGTTCCTCAACTGCGCGCTGTGGGTGTTCTACGGCCTCCCCATCGTGCACCCCAACAGCATCCTCGTGGTCACCATCAACGGCGCGGGCCTCGTCATCGAGACCGTCTACCTCTCCATCTTCTTCGCCTACTCGCCCAGGCCCAAGCGCCTCAAGATGCTGGGCGTCCTCGCCGTGGAGCTCGTCTTCGTCGCAGCCGTCGTCgcgggggtgctcctcggcgCGCACGACACCGACAAGCGCTCCCTCGTCGTCGGCAGCATCTGCATCTTCTTCGGCACGCTCATGTACGCCGCGCCGCTCACCGTCATGAAGCGCGTGATTACCACCAAGAGCGTCGAGTACATGCCCTTCACGCTCTCCTTCGTCAGCTTCCTCAACGGCATCTGCTGGACTACCTACGCGCTCATCCGATTCGACATCTTCATCACGGTCGGCCCCTCTCTCTATCTCACGCTCTCTCTCGCTCCCTTATCCGACCGTTTCGATCGGGCATCCTATGTATttaatatatatgtatatatatagcaTCGCGTTGCATAGAAAATATACatgtataaatatatatatatatatatataaaaatatatatgcCGATCGATTTCCTGAATGTATAATTGAACTGCATGCAGATCCCCAACGGCCTGGGAACGCTGCTGGGCTTGGCGCAGCTGATCCTCTACTTCTGCTACTACGGGTCGACGCCCAAACCGAGCGACGACAGCAATAATAGCATGGAGCTGCCGGTGAcgacggccggcgacgagggcaAGAActagcgccgccgcgccggcttaATTTCACCTAGAGGCGGATCGGGCTGGCCGCCGGCTCGACgcccggcccggccggccgggtaggaggtgtgtgtgtgtgtgtgtgtgtgtgtgtgtggctgTATGTACAGGTACTGCACGAGCATGCACGAACGCATGCAAGTCTCGTCGCGATCCATACGAGGACACGCAGCAAGCAAAAGCTGCTAGCTGTTTTGTGCCAGAATTTGGCTTCATTTCGGGGTGCCTTTTGTTGTGTGTGTATTTGTAAGTTATCGTTGCTGCGTGCTAATTTATTTGTTTGGGGAGTAGCGCAGGGCTTTGTTGCTGCATTGGCCGCCGCACCCGTAAATATACTTGTCGTGCTGCTTGGCACCCTGTTTCCCTATTCTCTGAGGGCTTTTTGCAGTGCATGTGTGTGCCTGTTACATTGTCTATAACTCCAGTGTTTTTGGCGAGCAATTCTACATCATGCACATCGTTGGCATTTTCAGGCGAGGTTGAAGTTGCAGCCTGACGGTGGAAGCGCTAGTGGTGATTTTTGACATGAGTTTTTCAGTGAGGAAAATATAATATGCAATACAAGTATAGAATTCATCAAAAGCATATAAAATTATATTAACAAGGTGTCTTACAATTACAGACGTTTTAGAATCAACGATTAGATCGGAAATGGAAAAAAATTATGTGCTAGAGCCCTAAGTTATTATATTTAGCCCAACACTAGAACAGTCTACGCGGCCTCGCACCTCCTCCTGTAGGCCGTGGCCCAACGAGTATGGGCCGAACGACCGACGTCAATCAGGTGGGCTGCCTGCCTGCGGAACGAGGAGCGCGGCTATTGACCCGCCTCGTCAACCGTACACCTCGCTCCGATCTAACCAACCAATGCAAGGTTTCCGGCATGCATCTCCACCAAGAAGACGACAACATGTGATTACCTACTATCCATGGATCAATCATGATCACCCATCTTTGATTTGATTTTGATCTAGCAGCGACATGGAGCATGAACGCATCACCTACGCCAAGAAAGGGGGGCAAAAATTGCTGGCTGCCAGCACGCGAATTAATCTCTGACAAGGCAAACACTAGCTAGAGTTGCGGATCGGAGGAGGAGGCTCGCTCACGAACCGGATCAGGTTCAGGCGTCGGCGTTCTCCAGGTAGCTCGCGTCTTcgtcggaggcggcggcgctgccggaGGAGCGGCACGACAGGGAGGACGCGGAGCGCGGCGTGGGCGGCCGCGCcagccgccgcccgaagctgtCGTAGTGGATGGCGCCCACGAAGTCTAGCGGCTGGCACCGCTCCCCCATCAGGATCCGCCGGCTCCACAGGGCCACCTCGCTGCCCTTCTTGTCGAtggccgccccgcgcgcgcacagcgccgccgccggtttCTTCCTGTGCCGGAGGAGGCGCCGGGTGGCGCGCGACACGCGCCGGGTGCACGTCTGCACCAGGCTCGACACCCGGCCCAGGAGCTGCTCCGCGTAGCCCGCTGCCATGGCGATCGATCTCTCTCGCTACCGGCGCGCGCGGCGTGCAGATAAGAACCAGTCGTATCCTGCAATGCAACGACCCGATCGAGGGTTTAAGAAATGGTCATGGCGAGCCGCGGGGCGCCAAGCGTCTGTCACTAGTGGCTCTGCCTTCTCATTGCGCTAACTTACCGGGATGTGCGCGGGAGATACACTCGGGATTTGACTGCGCAATCATATTTCCTATTTCGCTTTCTTTCTTCCATTGTAGTATATTTGTATATACTGGTCGGGGGGTTTAGATGCTAGTGGAACGAAGGATTATTTGATTCGATCTCATTAAACAAAAAAAATTAGATCCACGTATAAAGATTTTGAAAATATGGATACTCAACGGAGCCATTAAGAATGGATtgtttgattttttttatttgatttgaaaaataaggaTGCTGCGTTTTTTTTTAACAAAATTGGCCTGGTCCATAAATCTCAAAGTTGTTGCCATGAGATGTATGCAATGATATCAATCTCTCAACCATTAAGATGGCGTGCAATGCGTAACACGTGAAACCCGTATATGAGCATCTATAAAAGCACGcaatcaccaccacctccgctgCATCGTTGTCTCTCCCCTCTTCACTATCCCCTCCTTGCTCACCCGCTTCAAGCAGCACGCTTTATGAATTCCTCTTACTCCATTTTTTTTCAAAGAATTCTTCCTCTCACCTCATCACTCTTGCAATCCCATGCCTTCACATATATATCCTTTTCGCACATAATCACCACCTATCGGAGCCGCCATATCTATGATTTCCTTCTCAAGTCTCAACCGTGAAGAAGGGATGCCAGCATCGCCATCGCCATCACCGTCGACCCTATACCGGGACTCTATTTTGCTGACAAATCATGCTATAAGGGAGATGAAGAAAAAAAATTCATTTCTTCCCCAAAAGGCCTCCAATCCAGCCTTCCACATCATCGATGGCACCTCCATCCATATCCTTCCAGCCAAGCCAAGAACGCGCAAGATCCTCCCAGCCCTCCGAACCACCCCGCAGGATCCCGCCGCGCCGATCCGCGCGCACAGGTCACTGCTGACGCacaccgcgccgcgccgcgcggagCCCCGCGCCGGGCATGCAGAAGCCTCCCTCGCCGCGGTCGTACAAGTGTCGCGCCGGGCGGCTGTCGCGGGGAACGCGGGTAACGCAGCCGTTTCGGCGCCATTCCGGCGCCTTTCCCCCCGCGCCCGGTGACGCCTGCGCCGCGCAGCCCCGGGttccgcgcggcgcggcgcccaCAAAGATACTTTGCTTGCagcgccccgcgcgcccctCGTGCCCCGCGCGCTATAAGACAGGCGGGCTTGGCCCCTCGATCCAGGCTTCCATCACCTCGCCATCAGCGAGGAGCGCACAGCTGACAACAGAGAGTTAGCAGCAGGCATGGCAGGCGGGGGCACCGGGAAGGCGACCTGCTACGCGGTGCTGGGCGTGGCTCGTGACGCGTCCGCCGCCGAGATCCGCTCCGCCTGGCGCCGCCTGTCCCTGGTGAGTGCGCTCCGCCGCCGACCCCTTGATTTTTGGCTAACAAAAGGCACGAACACACGGTGGTGGCCGCAAGCCTTAACGCCGGGCTGTGGAGTTGCTTGCAGAAATGGCACCCGGACAAGCTGAAGGGGGCAGAAGATCACTCTCGTCTGAAGGAGCAAGCCCTGGCCAGGTACCACGAGATCCAGGAGGCCTACAAAGGTGAGTGCTTTCGTCTGCGACGGGCAGAGCTCTATCGAGACGCTGAATTTCTGACTGGAGCGTATGTGTTTGCGGCGTGGCAGTGCTGTCGGACCCGTCGAGGAAGGCCATGTACGACGCGGGCCTGCTCCTGCAGCAGCAGTTCGATGCTGCCCACGGCCACGGCGGCGACAAGGTTAGCTAGCCGGGGAGGGCGACCTCTTGCTATTTTCTTGTACGTTCAACTGATCGATCACGGCCACCGTACGGTACCCAGCTTGGTAGCTGAAGTGCTGAACAGGACCTGATCGATCGATCAGTCTCGTGTTCTCGTTCCTTGACACTGTTGCGTACAGCGATATTTGATCGCCATGCAGGAGCGTCTTGGCGCCAGCAGCGATACCGTGGACGAGCTGTCGGACAAGGTCCACAAGATTGAGATCAAGAGCTCCTCCTTGTCGGCTCGCACCGGACGGCCAGCCTGTGGACGGATCAATCTGTTCTTCACCTTCACCACCGCGGCGGCGCCCGACGCGGGGACCAGCCGCGGCGCTGCCGCCGGCCCCCGGTATGCCCGAGGTGCAGGCTCCTCctcggccccgccccgccgtgcTGCCCCGCGCAAGATGCTACGACAGAAGATGATTGAGGCCAGGCTGCGGTGCGACCGCAAAGACTAGCTGCTCCGTTCGCCAGCCGGCGGCCCACCGTGCTGAGAGCTGGAGAAAATAATCGTAGCCTAGCCTAGCTTGCTCGCTCCTATATGCATGTATCCTAGCGCTGGCTACCAAAGCTGTCTGTCCAGCAATGGTGGATTACATCTGGTACCCGTGAGTCCTGTATAACAAGAGAGCTGTGCTATGAATCCGCCAGGCTGATCGTGCTACCAGTGTGGCGTCACCCGAGGAGTATCTGGATGTTCTTGATCCTTCAAAAAGCAAATATGTTTTTTTTTGCAAATATCGCTATTTTATTACATATACCGATCAATCGATTGATCGATTCGATGCTGGTTTTTTCCCTAAGTTTTTTGCTTCTCACAAGTAGGACGAATAGTAATTTTCGCTCTACACATCACACCACGCAGGCACGCACGCCCAACGGCTGGCCGTCATGGGCTGGGCTCGTTTCAGCAAGGCCCAAATCGTCGGACGTCCTCCTCCCTAGTCCAAATTCCTAAAGAGCGCGCGAGCGCTGCGTCGATTAGCAACGAACGGACGGACGCGTGGCGTATTTAGCGAGTCCGCACATGGAGGCACATGGACGATGGTTAGGATTTGTGGGCCGAGTCCATATACTATTATCACTTTTTTTACGTGACCTTTCCCCTCAAGAGCGGAGTGGTAATTTAATATCTGTACTTCAGAGTTCAAATCTTTTGATAAACCAGTACACATTTGGATCTAGAAGTACAATGTTCGAAGTGTTATAGTAGAAAGTTCCTGAATTTGAAGTGCAAAGTTTTGATTTGACAACTTAAAAGCTAGATATGTTATAAGCTTTGAATGTGtgattcaaaacttttaaattcTGGTTGCAAAAGGTTTTGATGTGTCACTTGAAAGCTACAAATGTATAATGTTTTGAATATTTTATTTCTAATATTCTTTGGTACAAAGTCTTACAATTGAATTTTGTAAGTAAATTGTACAAACTTTGTAAGTAGACTGTACAAAGTCTTACAATTGGAAGTTTCTGAAATTCG from Panicum hallii strain FIL2 chromosome 3, PHallii_v3.1, whole genome shotgun sequence encodes:
- the LOC112885158 gene encoding bidirectional sugar transporter SWEET5-like encodes the protein MVSPDAVRDIVGIIGNVISFGLFLSPLPTFIQIVQKGDVEKFVPDPYLATFLNCALWVFYGLPIVHPNSILVVTINGAGLVIETVYLSIFFAYSPRPKRLKMLGVLAVELVFVAAVVAGVLLGAHDTDKRSLVVGSICIFFGTLMYAAPLTVMKRVITTKSVEYMPFTLSFVSFLNGICWTTYALIRFDIFITIPNGLGTLLGLAQLILYFCYYGSTPKPSDDSNNSMELPVTTAGDEGKN
- the LOC112885159 gene encoding uncharacterized protein LOC112885159, producing the protein MAAGYAEQLLGRVSSLVQTCTRRVSRATRRLLRHRKKPAAALCARGAAIDKKGSEVALWSRRILMGERCQPLDFVGAIHYDSFGRRLARPPTPRSASSLSCRSSGSAAASDEDASYLENADA
- the LOC112887887 gene encoding uncharacterized protein LOC112887887 translates to MAGGGTGKATCYAVLGVARDASAAEIRSAWRRLSLKWHPDKLKGAEDHSRLKEQALARYHEIQEAYKVLSDPSRKAMYDAGLLLQQQFDAAHGHGGDKRYLIAMQERLGASSDTVDELSDKVHKIEIKSSSLSARTGRPACGRINLFFTFTTAAAPDAGTSRGAAAGPRYARGAGSSSAPPRRAAPRKMLRQKMIEARLRCDRKD